One region of Chryseobacterium muglaense genomic DNA includes:
- a CDS encoding four helix bundle protein produces MSYTKLDIYNISFDLFIETHRLSFKLPKYELYELGSQLRRSSDSVVTNIAEGYGRKIYKGEFIRFLIYSQGSCDETVSHFSKLGILYPELSLEFFQKVEQYKLLGGKINNFIKYVQLNWRT; encoded by the coding sequence ATGAGCTATACAAAACTTGACATTTATAATATTTCTTTTGATTTATTTATAGAAACACATCGGCTTTCTTTTAAGCTTCCAAAATATGAATTGTATGAATTGGGAAGTCAATTGAGAAGATCTTCCGACTCTGTAGTAACAAACATTGCAGAAGGTTATGGAAGAAAAATTTATAAGGGAGAGTTTATACGATTCTTAATTTATTCTCAAGGAAGTTGTGACGAAACAGTAAGTCATTTTTCAAAACTAGGAATTCTTTATCCTGAATTAAGCTTAGAGTTTTTCCAAAAAGTAGAACAATATAAACTTTTAGGAGGAAAAATAAATAATTTTATAAAATACGTCCAATTAAACTGGCGTACCTAA
- a CDS encoding ferric siderophore ABC transporter substrate-binding protein gives MRGYTINRAEENKDKIKSAVLSILIWSAILLFVFIYKMKPTEREKEPEVITTMLVNFGDNRNGAGIEEPANQEGSLAAKAIETAPEPIENVVSEPKTVIVPDPKPESKKTEVKEKIITGTNSKITAPKKEDSKTNKKSTASSTTKSTKSSATTANSKTGSGDGKGTAAIGNLIRGRGTKAGSQGTGDGIGNNGDPLGGDGNGDSKVGIDRRLIGYIPGTMGRGGAQPSHNCSASGSITIAYTVDKAGNISSARRAGGVSDPCVVSTSVAWVKKYVKAEKASVSSTGTYNITF, from the coding sequence ATGAGAGGTTATACGATAAATAGAGCCGAAGAAAATAAAGATAAGATAAAAAGTGCAGTGCTTTCTATCTTAATTTGGTCTGCTATTTTATTATTCGTTTTCATTTATAAAATGAAACCTACTGAGCGGGAAAAAGAACCTGAGGTGATTACCACAATGCTCGTGAATTTTGGTGATAACCGAAATGGAGCCGGAATTGAAGAACCAGCAAACCAGGAAGGAAGTTTGGCTGCAAAAGCTATTGAAACAGCTCCCGAACCAATTGAAAATGTTGTTTCTGAACCTAAAACGGTTATTGTTCCAGATCCAAAACCGGAATCAAAAAAAACTGAGGTTAAAGAAAAAATAATTACCGGAACAAACTCCAAAATTACTGCACCGAAAAAAGAAGATTCAAAAACCAATAAAAAATCAACGGCAAGCTCGACGACGAAAAGTACCAAAAGTTCTGCAACAACAGCCAATTCTAAAACAGGAAGTGGCGACGGAAAAGGAACTGCAGCCATCGGAAACCTAATCAGAGGTCGTGGTACAAAAGCCGGAAGCCAAGGAACAGGCGACGGAATTGGAAATAATGGTGATCCTTTAGGCGGAGACGGAAATGGTGACAGCAAAGTTGGAATTGACCGTCGATTGATAGGCTACATTCCAGGAACAATGGGCAGAGGAGGTGCTCAACCAAGCCATAATTGTTCGGCAAGCGGATCAATTACCATTGCTTACACTGTAGATAAAGCAGGAAATATTTCTTCTGCAAGAAGAGCAGGCGGGGTTTCAGACCCTTGTGTGGTTTCCACGTCTGTGGCGTGGGTTAAGAAATATGTGAAAGCTGAAAAAGCCAGCGTGTCATCCACCGGAACTTACAACATCACCTTCTAA
- a CDS encoding ExbD/TolR family protein, translating into MKIQRRNKAHPEFSLAAMTDVILLMLIFFMITSSAANQSAIDVKLPQTGSVDNNIPNPMTVSVKPDGSYFVNDKPVARELVEQTIVSDLQSKSAKSFTIRADESTMHKDVVFLMEIAEKHKFNIAIATVKE; encoded by the coding sequence ATGAAAATTCAGAGAAGAAATAAAGCGCATCCGGAATTCAGCTTAGCAGCGATGACAGACGTTATCTTGTTGATGTTGATCTTCTTTATGATTACCTCTTCAGCGGCTAATCAAAGTGCGATTGATGTAAAACTTCCACAAACAGGAAGCGTAGATAACAATATTCCGAATCCGATGACGGTAAGTGTAAAACCAGACGGATCGTATTTTGTAAATGATAAACCAGTGGCTAGAGAATTGGTAGAACAAACCATTGTGAGCGACCTTCAAAGCAAATCTGCAAAATCATTTACCATCAGAGCAGACGAAAGCACCATGCATAAAGACGTAGTCTTTTTAATGGAAATTGCTGAAAAACATAAATTTAATATTGCTATTGCAACGGTAAAAGAATAA
- a CDS encoding MotA/TolQ/ExbB proton channel family protein translates to MLLTELTQILFAQVAVPTVPVEKLEFSFWNILFHGGIFAKIVMVTVLLLGVFSVYLFFERFFFIKRMTSKTDSNFMNNIEDFIRDGKIEAAADYCKTQNSPESRILEKGISRLGRPVSDIVSAMESQAQIEVANMEKNLNLLAVVPSIAPMLGLLGTVIGMIIAFFDLSHAEGAFSPKTLSEGIYTALGQTAVGLAVAIPANFFYNILLTRIDKFVLRTQNVSGEFLDIINKPL, encoded by the coding sequence ATGCTGCTAACGGAACTTACTCAGATTTTATTTGCACAGGTCGCTGTACCTACTGTACCTGTAGAAAAGCTTGAATTTTCTTTTTGGAATATCCTTTTTCATGGTGGCATCTTCGCTAAAATAGTGATGGTGACAGTTTTGTTATTAGGAGTTTTCTCTGTTTATCTATTTTTTGAAAGATTTTTCTTTATTAAAAGAATGACTTCGAAGACGGATTCTAATTTTATGAATAATATCGAAGATTTCATCCGAGACGGAAAAATAGAGGCTGCGGCAGATTATTGTAAAACGCAGAATTCACCGGAATCAAGAATTTTAGAAAAAGGAATTTCAAGATTGGGAAGACCTGTTTCTGATATTGTAAGTGCAATGGAATCTCAGGCTCAAATTGAGGTTGCCAATATGGAAAAAAACTTAAACCTTTTGGCAGTTGTACCAAGTATTGCACCAATGTTGGGACTTTTGGGAACGGTAATCGGGATGATTATTGCATTCTTTGATTTGTCTCATGCTGAAGGCGCTTTCTCTCCGAAAACTTTATCTGAAGGTATTTATACGGCTCTTGGACAAACTGCAGTTGGTTTGGCAGTGGCAATTCCGGCTAACTTTTTCTATAATATTTTGTTGACAAGAATCGATAAATTCGTTCTGAGAACTCAGAATGTTTCGGGAGAATTTTTAGACATTATCAATAAACCTTTATAA
- a CDS encoding DUF885 domain-containing protein, with protein sequence MKNILFKTIIGLGLAVSISSCKKSDSPLTKVTPTNIDSIASNYYEQYLKLYPLEATSQGDLRYNDQLPINIDKDFILGEIAFYNSIQKQLENVDYKSLSDEDKVVYDVLDYTLKDKIEAYTYHPEYIPFSQFTGLPLNFPLYGSGQGSQPFNTEKDYEDWLKRMEKFPVWMNAAADNFREGINNKVVLPRKLVVKMIPQMKAEEIITPDFEKNIFYGPVKNFPKSFSKEQKEKLTDLYKNAITKNIIPAYTKMGEFLEKEYLPKARETDGYNSLPKGDNIYKYYAKSWTTTNKTPEEINKIGLQQVAMLRGEMEKVKQQVGFKGTLEEFINSVKTDPKAMPYKTSKEVLDGFNGILAKITPKLKTMFSVTPKTKFEIRQTEKFREASASAEYIQGTPDGKRPGIFYMPLPDPAKFNVTSGMESLFLHEAIPGHHYQVSLQQENTKLPKFMRFGWFGAYGEGWAHYCETLGPEFGLYTDPYQKMGYLSDQMLRAVRLVVDTGIHTGKMTREDAITYFLSNIAYDEAGATAEVERYMAMPGQALGYKIGSLRIRELREKYQKELGNKFSLAKFHDEVLSQGCLPLDVLNRKMELWSTKQK encoded by the coding sequence ATGAAAAATATTTTATTTAAAACCATAATTGGTCTTGGCTTGGCGGTGAGCATTTCATCATGCAAAAAATCAGATTCACCGTTAACGAAAGTTACCCCAACCAATATAGATTCTATTGCCTCTAATTATTACGAACAATATTTGAAACTTTATCCTTTAGAAGCCACTTCGCAGGGAGATTTAAGATATAACGACCAACTTCCGATAAATATTGACAAAGATTTTATTTTGGGTGAAATTGCTTTTTATAATTCTATCCAAAAGCAGCTTGAAAATGTAGATTATAAAAGCCTTTCAGATGAAGACAAAGTAGTTTATGATGTATTAGATTATACGTTGAAAGATAAAATTGAAGCGTATACTTATCATCCCGAATACATTCCTTTCAGCCAGTTTACAGGTTTACCCTTAAACTTTCCGTTGTATGGAAGCGGACAAGGAAGCCAGCCCTTCAATACTGAAAAAGATTATGAAGACTGGTTAAAAAGAATGGAGAAATTTCCTGTGTGGATGAATGCAGCCGCAGATAATTTCCGTGAAGGAATAAATAATAAGGTAGTTCTCCCAAGAAAATTGGTTGTAAAAATGATTCCTCAAATGAAAGCAGAAGAAATCATCACGCCAGATTTTGAAAAGAATATTTTCTACGGACCTGTAAAAAACTTTCCGAAAAGCTTCAGCAAAGAACAAAAAGAAAAACTGACCGATCTCTACAAGAATGCTATTACCAAAAACATCATTCCTGCGTATACGAAAATGGGAGAGTTTTTAGAGAAAGAATATTTACCAAAAGCAAGAGAAACAGATGGGTACAACAGCTTACCTAAAGGAGATAATATCTACAAGTATTACGCTAAAAGCTGGACAACCACCAATAAAACACCTGAAGAAATCAATAAAATTGGTCTACAGCAGGTTGCAATGCTGCGTGGCGAAATGGAAAAAGTAAAACAACAGGTTGGTTTCAAAGGAACTCTTGAAGAATTTATTAATTCTGTAAAAACAGACCCAAAAGCGATGCCTTACAAAACATCAAAAGAAGTTTTGGATGGCTTCAATGGGATTTTAGCAAAAATAACGCCGAAGCTGAAAACCATGTTCAGCGTAACGCCAAAGACTAAATTTGAAATCAGACAAACCGAAAAATTCAGAGAAGCAAGTGCAAGTGCAGAATATATCCAAGGAACTCCCGATGGAAAAAGACCGGGAATTTTCTATATGCCACTTCCCGATCCAGCGAAATTCAACGTTACTTCAGGAATGGAATCTCTGTTTTTACACGAAGCCATTCCGGGACACCATTATCAGGTTTCTCTTCAACAGGAAAATACAAAACTTCCAAAATTCATGAGATTTGGCTGGTTTGGAGCCTATGGTGAAGGTTGGGCGCATTATTGCGAAACTTTAGGTCCGGAATTCGGGCTATACACCGATCCTTACCAAAAAATGGGTTATTTGAGCGATCAAATGCTTCGTGCTGTCCGTTTGGTTGTTGACACCGGAATCCACACCGGAAAAATGACAAGAGAAGATGCAATTACTTATTTCTTAAGCAATATCGCCTATGATGAAGCTGGCGCAACTGCAGAAGTTGAACGATATATGGCAATGCCCGGACAAGCTTTAGGATATAAAATCGGATCTTTAAGAATCAGAGAACTGAGAGAAAAATATCAGAAAGAATTGGGTAATAAATTTAGTTTGGCAAAATTCCATGATGAAGTTTTGAGTCAAGGTTGTCTTCCTTTAGATGTTTTAAACAGAAAAATGGAGCTTTGGTCGACGAAACAGAAGTAA
- a CDS encoding DinB family protein, translating into MTESIKSLFTRDLNQLKKEIEAYQDEENIWKIDKDILNSAGNLSLHLVGNINHFIGSILGNSGYVRNRELEFSLKNIPRTELIEKIEKTIEVVHSSLDQLSEEDLKKEYLIEALGYKMTTEYFLIHLFGHLGYHLGQINYHRRLLDV; encoded by the coding sequence ATGACAGAAAGTATAAAATCATTGTTCACAAGAGATTTAAACCAATTAAAAAAAGAAATAGAAGCCTATCAAGACGAAGAAAACATCTGGAAAATTGATAAAGACATTCTCAATTCTGCAGGAAATTTATCCCTTCATTTGGTTGGAAATATCAATCATTTTATTGGATCAATATTGGGAAATTCAGGGTATGTAAGAAACAGAGAGCTTGAATTTTCATTAAAAAATATCCCCAGAACCGAATTGATTGAGAAAATTGAAAAAACCATTGAGGTTGTGCATTCATCGCTTGATCAATTATCTGAAGAAGATTTGAAAAAAGAATACCTTATTGAAGCTTTAGGCTATAAAATGACAACAGAATATTTTCTGATTCATTTGTTTGGGCATTTGGGCTATCATCTTGGGCAGATTAATTACCACAGAAGGTTGTTGGATGTTTAA